CCGGCCGGCGCCGCAACCGCGTCCTTACCCGCAGGACCCGCCGCCGACCCCCGCGCCGAGTCCCGCACCGGCCCAGGGCGGCAGTGCGCCGGCGCCGGCGCCCGGAGCACCGGCCGCCGACGCGCCGCCACCCGAGGCGCCCGCGCCGCCCGACCCGCGCAAGGATCTCGCCGAGCGCATCCAGGCGATGAAGGATTTTCGGCAGAGCGCCAACCCCTACATTCAGATGGTTGCCATGCGGTGGGTCGCCGCCCACTGCGACAAAGAGGACATTCTGGCCGGCAACGACGACCCGACCCTGCCCCTGATCACCTGCTCGACCGACCACAAGTTCGTTTACCTGCTGGGGCCGTCGATCATCAGCGGCGATCAGATCCAGGACGCCAGCTCGACCATGAACCAGCGCGGCATCGGTTACGTCGTCGATCTTCAGTTCAGGCCTGCCGCGGCGAACACGTGGGCGGACTTCACCGCCGCCCACATCGGTACCCAGACCGCGTTCACGCTGGACTCCCAGGTCGTCAGCGCGCCGATGATCCAGGAAGCGATCCCGGGCGGCCGTACCCAGATCTCGGGTGGTGATCCGCCGTTCACCGCCTCGACCGCCAAGCAGCTGGCCAACGTGTTGAAGTACGGGTCGCTGCCGCTGTCGTTCGAGTCGTCGGAAGCTCAAACCGTTTCGGCGACACTGGGATTGACCTCGCTGCGAGCGGGGCTGATCGCGGGTGGGATCGGTTTGATCCTGGTGTTGCTGTACTCGCTGCTGTATTACCGGGCGCTGGGGCTGCTGACGGCGCTATCCCTCGTTGCTTCCGGTGCAATGATTTTCGCGATCTTGGTGATCCTGGGCCGTCAGATCAACTACACCCTGGACCTGGCGGGTATCGCGGGTCTGATCATCGGCATCGGTACCACCGCCGACTCGTTCGTGGTGTTCTTCGAGCGCATCAAAGACGAGATCCGCGAAGGGCGTACGTTCCGGTCGGCGGTGCCGCGAGGCTGGGTACGGGCCCGCAAGACGATCGTGTCGGGTAACGCCGTCACCTTCCTGGCCGCCGCGGTGCTGTACGCCCTGGCGATCGGTCAGGTGCGGGGATTCGCTTTCACCTTGGGCCTGACCACGGTCCTCGACATCGTGGTGGTGTTCCTGGTGACCTGGCCGTTGGTGTTCCTGGCCTCCAAATCTCCGACACTGGCAAAGCCCGCATACAACGGCCTGGGAGCTGTCCAGCGGGTCGCCCGCGAGCGCGGGGCTTCGTCGAAAGTGAAGACGGGACGGGGATAGCGCGATGACCTCTCAAGGAAAGACCGGCTCCGGGGCCAAGGACGACAAGGCCGACACCGACAAGGCCGAGACCAACGCGACCGACATCACCGAGGCGGCCGAAATCACCGAAGCCAGTGACGACGCGGTTGAGTTGACGTCCGACTCGACCGCGCAGCCCCCGCAGCACAGCTTTATCTCCCGGCTCTACACCGGCACCGGTGCCTTCGAGGTGGTCGGGCGGCGGCGGCTGTGGTACGGCATCAGCGCGGCGATCGTCGTCATCGCGATCGCCAGCATCCTGCTGCGTGGCTTCACTTTCGGGATCGACTTCAAGGGCGGGACCACGGTCTCGTTCCCGCGCGGCAATACGCAGACGTCGCAGGTGCAGGACGTGTTCAAGAAGACGCTGGGCCGCGACCCTCAATCGGTGGTCATCGTCGGCAACGGCGCTTCGGCGACGGTGCAGATCAGCTCCGAAACGCTGTCCAACGACCAGACCTCCAAACTGCGCAACGCGCTGTTCGACGCGTTCGGGCCCAAGGGCACCGACGGCAAGCCGAATAAGGCGGCCATCAGCGACTCGGCGGTATCGGAGACCTGGGGCGACCAGATCACCAAGAAGGCGCTGCTCGCGCTGGGCGTGTTCCTGGTGATGGTCGGCATTTACATCATGGTGCGCTATGAGCGCTACATGTCCATCTCGGCGCTGACGACCATGGTTTTCGACCTGACCGTGACCGCCGGCGTGTATTCACTGGTGGGCTTCGAGGTCAGCCCCGCCACCGTCATCGGCCTGCTGACCATCCTCGGGTTCTCGCTGTACGACACTGTCATCGTGTTCGACAAGGTCGAGGAGAACACCAAAGACTTCCAGCACACCAACCGGCGCACCTTCGCCGAGGAAGCCAACCTGGCGATCAACCAGACCTTCATGCGCTCGATCAACACCAGCCTGATCTCGGTGCTGCCGGTGCTGGCGCTGATGGTGGTGGCGGTCTGGCTGCTGGGCGTCGGCACCCTGAAAGACCTGGCGCTGGTGCAGCTGGTCGGCATCCTGGTCGGCACCTACTCATCGATCTTCTTCGCCACCCCGCTGCTGGTCTCACTGCGCGAGCGCACGGACCTGGTGCGGTCCCACACCCGCCGGGTGATCAAACGGCGCAAGCCCGGCACCCCGGAGCAGGCGGGCAGCTCCGGCGAAGACGTATCCGACACCACGCAGGAGACCAAGAAAGCCGCCTCCGCGCCGGCCGGACCCGCGCCAAGCAAGCCGGCACCGGGTGCCCGCCCCGTGCGCCCCACCGGTACCCGGCGCCCGAGCGGCAAGCGAAACGCCGGCCGGCGGTAGCCGAGATGCTGAAGCGGGCGGCGGCCGCTGCCCTGGCTACGCCGCTCGCCGTCGCGTTGACGCTGACCGGATGCTCGGGGAGCGCCGCCTCGCAAATCGACTACGTCGTCGACGGCCCGCTGAGCAGCTACAACGCCAACACCACCGCCGGCTTCGCATCGGCCGGGGCGCAGGCGTTTGCCCGCACACTGACCGGGTTCGGCTATCACGGCCCCGACGGACAGGTCGTCGCCGACCACGACTTCGGCAGTGTCTCGGTGGTGAGCGGTTCCCCGCTGGTGCTCGACTATCAGATCGCCGACAACGCGGTCTACTCCGATGGCAAGCCGGTGACCTGCGACGACCTGGTGCTCGCCTGGGCCGCTCAGTCGGGCCGGTTTCCCGGGTTCGACGCCGCCACCCAGGCGGGCTACGTCGACATCGCCAACATCGAATGCACACCGGGGCAGAAGAAGGCGCGGGTGTCATTCGTCCCGGACCGCGGCATCGTCGACTACGCCCAGCTGTTCGCCGCGACCACGATGATGCCGTCCCACGTCATCGCCGACCAGCTGAATATCGACGTGACCGCGACGCTGCTCAGCGACAACGCGCCCTCGGTCGCGCAGATCGCGCAACTGTGGAACACCACGTGGGACCTCAAACCCGGTCTCAAACACGACGACATCGCCAAACGCTTCCCGTCGTCGGGACCGTACCGAATCGAATCCGTCCTGGACGACGGTGCCGTGGTGCTCGTCGCCAACGACCGGTGGTGGGGTCCCAAGGCCATCACCAAGCGGATCACCGTCTCGCCGGAGGCCCCCGACATCCAGGACCGGGTCAATAACCGCAGCGTCGACGTGGTGGATGTCGCGGCCGGGTCTCCGGGAACGTTGGCGACCCCGGACAATTACGAGCGCACCGATTCCGCGTCGGCGGGCATCGAGCAGCTGATCTTCGCGCCGCAAGGGCCGCTGGCGCAGGCCACCGCCCGCCGCGCATTCGCGCTGTGTACGCCCCGTGACGCGATCGCGCACGATGCGGGAGTCCCGATCGCCAACTCGCGGCTGTCTCCGGTGGCTGAGGACGCCGTCGCACAGGCCGACGGTGCCGCCGAGGCCGGCCCGTTCAACAAGGCGGACCTCGTCGCGGCCCGGGCTGCGCTGGGCGGTGCGCCGTTGTCGGTGCGGATCGGCTACCAGGGCCCCAACGCCCGGCTCGCGGTCACTGTCGGGACCATCACGAAGTCGTGCGCCGCGGCCGGCATCAACGTCGCAGGCGTCACGCTGGACACGTCCGGACCGCAGGCGCTCAAGGACGGAAAGATCGACGTCCTGCTGGCCAGCACCGGCGGGGCCGGCGGCAGCGGATCCACCGGATCCTCGGCGATGGACGCCTACGACCTGCACAGCGGCAACGGCAATAACCTGTCGGGTTACGCGAACCCGCAGGTCGACGGCGTAATCGGTGCCCTTGCGGTGTCTGGCGACCCGGCCGAGCGCGTTCGGCTGCTTGCCGACGCAGCGCCGGTACTGTGGGGTGATATGCCGACATTGCCCCTCTATCGGCAGCAGCGCACGTTGCTGATGTCGAAGAAGATGTACGCAGTCAGCGCGAATCCAACCCGTTGGGGCGCGGGCTGGAACATGGACCGATGGGCTTTGATGCAGTGACGGGTATTCAAGAAGACGCGGCGCTTGCCGACCTCATCGAGTCGTTGACCCGCGACGTCTGCGACTTTCCGAAGCCGGGGGTCCGGTTCAAGGACCTCACCCCGCTGTTCGCCGACCGGACGGCGATGGGCGCGGTGATCGACGCGCTGGCCGAGATCGTCGGCGGCGCCGACCTGGTGGCCGGGATCGAATCCCGGGGGTCTTTGGTGGCCGCTGCCGTCGCCGCCCGGCTCGGCACGGGCGTGCTGTCCATCCGCAAGGAAGGCAAGCTGCCGCCGCCGGTCCTCCGCGAGAAGTACATCCGGGAGTATGGTCCCGCCGCGATCGAGATCCCGGCCGACGGTCTCGAATTGCGCGGCACCAGCATCGTGATCATCGATGACGTTCTGGCCACCGGCGGCACCCTCGGCGCGGCCAACCGGTTGCTCGAGCGCGCCCACGCGAACGTGACCGGTGCGGCGGTGCTCGTGGAAATCACCGACCTGGGCGGTCGGCAGGCGGTAGCGCCGTTGCCGGTAGACACCTTGAGCCGCGTATAGGCCCCGCGACGATTCGGGCCGGATCGGCTTGAGGGGGAGTGGGGCGATGAGACTTAGGGATATCCTCGAGGTCGGAGGTGACTAACGTGGCGGACGAGCAAAGCACGGCGCAAGCTGTTGCGCCGCCCATAGAGTCGCCAGTATCGCAGCCCGTTGAGACGCCGGAGCCACCGACCGAAACCCTGAAGACGGCCAGCAGCGCGTCCCGTCGCGTCCGGGCCCGCCTGGCCCGGCGGATGACCGCCCAGCGCAGCGCGCTCAATCCTGTGCTCGAGCCGCTGGTGGCGGTGCACCGGGAGATCTATCCCAAGGCGAATCTGTCGATGCTCAACCGGGCGTTCGAGGTCGCCGACCAACGCCACGCCACTCAATTGCGCCATTCCGGTGATCCCTACATCACCCACCCGCTGGCCGTCGCCAACATTCTCGCCGAATTGGGCATGGACACCACGACTTTGGTGGCCGCGCTGCTGCACGACACCGTCGAGGACACCGGCTACACGCTGGAGGCTTTGAGCGAGGAGTTCGGCGAAGAGGTGGGCCATCTGGTCGACGGGGTGACCAAGCTGGACCGCGTCGAGTTGGGCAACGCCGCGGAAGGCGAGACCATCCGCAAGATGATCACCGCGATGGCACGGGACCCGCGGGTGCTGGTGATCAAGGTGGCCGACCGGCTGCACAACATGCGGACGATGCGCTTCCTGCCGCCGGAAAAGCAGGCGCGCAAGGCGCGCGAGACGTTGGAAGTCATTGCCCCCCTGGCACATCGGCTGGGTATGGCCAGCGTCAAGTGGGAGCTGGAAGACCTGTCATTCGCGATCCTGCACCCCAAGAAATACGAAGAGATCGTTCGCCTGGTCGCGGGGCGCGCGCCGTCCCGGGATACCTATCTGGCCAAGGTTCGCGCCGAAATCGTTGCCACGCTGAACGCGTCGAAAATCAAGGCGACGGTGGAGGGCCGGCCCAAGCATTACTGGTCGATCTACCAGAAGATGATCGTCAAGGGGCGCGACTTCGACGACATCCACGACCTGGTCGGCGTCCGCATCCTGTGCGACGAGATCCGGGACTGCTACGCGGCTGTGGGCGTGGTGCATTCGCTGTGGCAGCCGATGGCGGGACGATTCAAGGATTACATCGCCCAGCCCAGATACGGTGTCTACCAATCACTGCACACCACGGTCGTCGGGCCGGAAGGCAAGCCCCTGGAAGTGCAGATCCGTAGCCGCGACATGCACCGCACCGCCGAATACGGCATCGCCGCGCACTGGCGCTACAAGGAAGCCAAGGGCCGCAACGGTGTTCCGCATCCGCATGCCGCCGCCGAGATCGACGACATGGCGTGGATGCGACAGCTGCTCGACTGGCAACGTGAGGCGGCGGACCCGGGTGAGTTCTTGGAGTCGTTGCGTTACGACCTTGCGGCGCAAGAGATTTTCGTATTCACCCCCAAGGGGGATGTCATCACGCTGGCGACCGGGTCGACGCCGGTGGATTTCGCCTACGCGGTACACACCGAGGTCGGCCATCGGTGCATCGGCGCCCGGGTCAACGGGCGACTGGTCGCGCTGGAACGCAAGCTCGAAAACGGGGAAGTCGTCGAGGTGTTCACCTCAAAGGCGCCCAACGCCGGGCCGTCGCGGGACTGGCAGCAGTTTGTGGTGTCGCCGCGGGCCAAGGCGAAGATCCGGCAATGGTTTGCCAAGGAGCGTCGTGAGGAGGCGCTGGAGGCCGGCAAAGAGGCGATGGCCCGCGAAGTGCGCCGAGGCGGACTTCCGTTGCAGCGCTTGGTCAATGGTGATTCCATGTCGGCGGTCGCCCGCGAGCTGCACTATACCGATGTGTCCGCGATGTACACCGCGATCGGTGAGGGACACGTGTCGGCGCGTCACGTGGTGCAGCGGCTGCTGGCTGAGCTCGGCGGTATCGACCAGGCCGAAGAGGAGCTTGCCGAAAGGTCCACGCCGACAACGATGTTGCGCCGTCCGCGCAGCACCGATGACGTCGGTGTCTCGGTTCCGGGGGCTCCGGGCGTGCTGAGCAAGCTGGCAAAATGCTGCACACCCGTGCCGGGCGACCAGATCATGGGCTTCGTCACCCGCGGCGGTGGCGTCAGCGTGCACCGCACCGACTGCACCAACGCCGCGTCACTGCAGCAGCAGGCCGAACGCATCATCGAGGTGCTCTGGGCCCCGTCGCCGTCCTCGGTGTTCCTGGTCGCCATTCAGGTCGAGGCACTCGACCGGCACCGGCTGCTGTCGGATGTCACGCGAGTGCTGGCCGACGAGAAAGTCAACATCCTCTCTGCGTCGGTCACCACCTCGGGTGACCGAGTTGCGATCAGCCGCTTCACCTTTGAGATGGGCGACCCCAAGCATCTCGGGCATCTGCTCAACGTCGTGCGCAATGTCGAAGGCGTCTACGACGTCTACCGCGTGACTTCTGCCGCCTAGGGCCGCCTAGGGCGGCATTGCCCGGACTCAGCCGAGCCGCACCGCGGTGATCGTGACCGTGTTGGAGGGAAGGCCGTCGTCGGTGTTGCCGAGAACGCCCGCCTTGACGATCTTGTCGATCGTCGCCAGGCCCGCTTCGTCGACCGTGCCGAAGATGGTGAAGGTCGGCTCCGACACGCTGTCCTTGTAGAACATGTTGAATTGGCTCTGGTTGGTGTCCGGCGCCAGACCGTTGGCCATCGTCAAGGTGCCGCGCGGATACAACACGGGCTCTTTGAGCGCGGGGTCATTCGGGGGGAACTGGTTGACGGGGTACTCGTCGGCATACTGATAGCCGGGGCCGCCACTTCCCTCGTTCTCCGGACCGCCACACTGCAGGAGCCCGAAGTCGGACTGGGTGATCAGCCTGCCGCACTGGGTCCCGTTGAAGAACTGCTGCTTCACCAGGCTGACGAAGCTGTTCACCGTGCACGGCGCCTTGGCGTTGTCGAGTCCGATGCCGATATCACCGACATTGGTGGAGATCGTCGCCCTGATCACGGGCGGATCGGTGGACACGCTGCCGGACGGTGGCGGGGTAGCCGGCTTGAGTGCCGGATCCGCAGTGGGCGGGTATTGGCAGTTGGCACCCAGGTCGGGTGGCGGGGCAAACGCCGGCAACGCCGGAACGGGCGCGCCGGGCCCGACTCCCGGCCGGGGCGCCCTGGTGTGGACCGGGAAGCGCACCGCGGTACTGGTCGCGGTCGTCGACGATCCGCCGCTGCTGTGGGTCACGAGGACAACGACCAGCGCGACTACTGCCGCCAGCACCAGGACGGATCCGCCGACGATGGCTATGGTCACCCGCCGTTGATTCGTCGGCTGGGGGTCCCGCTGGGACGGGCCCGCCGGTGTGGGTTCGGGCTGGGGTACCGGTTGCGAGGGGGCTGGCGGTGGCGACATGCTCCACGCCGCCGTCTCGCCGTCGGCGAGCGCCGCTCGAGCGGCTTGCGCCAGTTCCAGTGCCGTCCGGTACCGCTGCTCGACGTCCTTGGCCATTCCCCGAGCGACTACGGCATCGAGGGCGGGTGACACGCCGGGTGCGGTGAACGAGGCCCGCGGCGGCGGGGTGTTCAGGTGCGCGTTGATCTGTTCCTCGAAGGTGTCGCCGGGGTAGGGCAGGTGTCCGGTCAGGCATTCGTAGAGGACGCAGGCCAGCGCGTAGATGTCGGCGCGGTGATCGGTCATGCCGCGGAAGCGCTCGGGCGCCATGTAGGCCATCGTGCCCATTGTGTGTCCGGTGTGCGTCAGCACGGTGTCGGCGGCGGTGCGGGCGAGCCCGAAGTCGATCAGGTAGACGAAGTCGCGGCTGGACACCAGGATGTTGGATGGCTTGACGTCGCGGTGGATCAATCCGACCTCGTGGGCCGTATCCAGTGCTGCCGCAACCTGTTCGACGATCGCGACGGCACGTTCGGGGCTGAGCCGTCCGCCGTTTTCGCTGATGTACTGGAGCAGGTCGCGGCCCTCGATCAGGCGCATGTCGACGTACAGTCGGCCGTCGATCTCGCCGTAGCTGTGGATCGGCACCAGGTGGGGGTCGTTCAGGCTGGCCGCTATCCGCGCCTCGCGCCGGAAGCGTTGCTGATACTCCTCGTCCTCCGCCAGATGCGCCGGCAGCACCTTGAGCGCGACAACCCGATCGGTGACGGTGTCGTGGGCACGAAACACCTGTCCCATGCCGCCCCGCCCCAGCAGGCCCTGTAATTCGTAATGCCCGAATACGTCCGTCGACACCCCACGACCATAAGCCGTCGGGTGCGCTGCGTCGTGGCAGCGCCACCGTGGGTGGCGACTCGTGTTTGCGGCCCGGGGTTAGCTGAGCTGGACCGAATTGATCGTGACCGGAGACGTAGGAAGTCCCGTCTCGCGGTTGCCGGCGACACCCGCGGCGCCGATCTTGTCGAGAACCGCCAGGCCGGCCTCGTCGATGCTGCCGAGCACGGTGCTCACCGGAGTTGTCTCGGTGTCTTGGAAGAACATGATGAACTGGCTGCCGTTCGTGTTGGGGTCGGAGCTGGCCATGGCGACGGTCCCGCGCGGATACACCACCGTCGCCCGGAGCGCAGGATCGTTGGGCGGGTATTGGTTGACGGGGTATTCGTCGGCGAATTCGTAACCGGGGCCACCCCCGCCGTCCTTGTCGGGGCCACCGCACAGCAGCACCGCGCTGTCGGCGGCCTTGGTCAGCCGCGGGCATGGGGTGTTGTTGAAGAACTGTTGGCGGGTGAGGCTGGTGAAACTGTTCACCGTGCAGGGGGACTTGGCGTTGTCGAGCGCGATGCCGATATCGCCGAAGTTGGTGGAAATGGTGACCGAGAGTTGCGCGGGACTGGTGGATACCCTGCCGGACGGGGGTGGGTCGACGGGCTTGGGAGACGCATCCGGCGAGTCCGCGGCCACGGGCACGTATTGACAGTTGGCGCCCAGGTCGGGGGGCGGAGCGAAGGCCGGCAACGGCGGCGCGGTTGCCCCGTTCGGGGTTGCCGTGGTCGCCGGTGCGCCGAGGCCGCCCATGGCGGGCCCTTGTTTGGGTGTCCTGGGATGGGGCGCGACGCTGGACGCCGTGTTGTTCTCGGCGGCCTGGTCGTTGGTCACCAAAGCGATGACCAGGATCGTCACCATCGCAAGCGTGAACAGTGAGGCGGCGACGATGCCCACAATCAGGGCCCTGTTCGATTTCTGCTGTTGGGGTTGCTGCGGCGTATCGGCCGGCGGGGGGGTGGCGGCGGCTTGGGGCGGCAACTGCGGGGTGGCGGCTGTTGCCGGGTACGGCGGTGGTGGCGGGCTGGGCATCGCGACGCGGTGGCCTGCCAATGCGGCTTTGGCGGCCTCGGCGAACTCGATCGCCGTTTGGTAGCGGTAGTTGACATCCTTGGCCATTCCCCGGGCAACTACGGCATCGAGGGTGGGCGGTACGCCGGGTGCGGTGAACGAGGCCTGCGGCGGCGGGGTGTTCAGGTGCGCGTTGAGTTGGTCCTCGAAGGTGTCGCCGGGGTAGGGCAGGTGTCCGGTCAGGCATTCGTAGAGGACGCAGGCCAGCGCGTAGATGTCGGCGCGGTGATCGGTCATGCCGCGGAAGCGCTCGGGCGCCATGTAGGCCATCGTGCCCATTGTGTGTCCGGTGCGCGTCAACGCGGTGTCGGCGGCGGTGCGGGCGAGCCCGAAGTCGATCAGGTAGACGAAGTCGCGGCTGGACACCAGGATGTTGGACGGCTTGACATCGCGGTGGATCAATCCGACCTCGTGGGCCGTATCCAGTGCTGCCGCAACCTGTTCGACGATCGCGACGGCACGTTCGGGGCTGAGCCGTCCGCCGTTTTCGCTGATGTACTGGAGCAGGTCGCGGCCCTCGATCAGGCGCATGTCGACGTACAGTCGGCCGTCGATCTCGCCGTAGCTGTGGATCGGCACCAGGTGGGGGTCGTTCAGGCTTGCCGCTATCCGCGCCTCGCGCCGGAAGCGCTGCTGAAACTCCTCGTCCTCCGCCAGATGCGCCGGCAGCACCTTGAGCGCGACGATTCGGTCCGTGCTGCTGTCATAGGCACGAAACACCTGTCCCATGCCGCCGCGGCCCAGCAGCTCGCGCAGCTCGTAATGTCCGAATGACTCCGTTACCACGCAATGACTTTAAGGTGTCGGCCACTCATGGCATAAATCGAACGATCGCGTGGCGATTCATGTTGCGGCACCCCGGGTTTAGTCGAGCAGTATGGACTTGATGACGACTTCGCTGGTCGGAGCTCCGTCTTCACCGCCGCCGTTGATGCCGCCCTTGGCGATCTTGTCCAGAACGGCCAGCCCATCGGGCTGAATCGTGCCGAAGACCGTGTACTGGGGCGGCAGCTCCGAGTCCTTGTAGACCATGAAGAACTGGCTGCCGTTGGTGCCGGGGCCGGCGTTCGCCATGGCCAACGTGCCGCGCGGATAGAGGACCGGTTCCCGCAGCTTGGGGTCGTTCGGCGGGAACTGGTCGCTCGGGTACTCGTTGGCGAATTGGTAGCCCGGCCCGCCGGTGCCGTCGCCCTTGGGGTCTCCGCATTGCAGGACGCCCAGTGTCTCCGAGGTGGTCAGCCGGTGGCACTTGGTGTTGTCGAAGTACTTCTGCCCGATCAGGCTCGCGAAACTGTTGACCGTGCAAGGGGATTCGTTGTTGGCCAGCAACAAGCCGATGTTGCCCTGGCTGGTTGCCATGCTGGCGCTTACCGTGGCCGGATCGGTCGGCACCTTGCCGGTCCGCGGCGGCTTGACCGGCTTGGCGGCCGGGTCCTGCGACGGCGGGTATTGGCAGTTGGCGCCGACGCTGTCCGCCGGCTTGAACGCCGGCAACGGCGGAACCGGCGGAACCTGCCCGGTTTGCGGAGTCGTCGTGCCGGACGCCGCGGGGGAGTTGGCGGTGCTCGGCGCTGCGGTGTTGTCCTTGTGCTTGTTGTTGGTGTTGATCACGGTGATCACCACCGCGGCGATCACCGCGACGGCGGCGACTGCGCCCCCGACGATGAGCAGGACGCGGCGCATGCGAGCTTGCTTTGCGCGGCGCTCGAGCTGCCGTTCGAGTTTGCGCTTGGCGTTGGCACGTCGCTGTTCGTTGGTCGGCACGGCCGGTATGCCTCCATGGTTGTGAGCGGGGGCGGGGTAGCCAGCCCAGGCTAATGTGGGTGCGACAAGCCGTGTCAACTGGCCCCCATGGGAAACTGGGAATCGTGTTGATCACCGGATTTCCCGCCGGCATGTTGCAGTGCAACTGCTACGTGCTGGCCGAGCGGCCCGGAACGGACGCCGTCATCGTGGACCCGGGCCAGCGTGTGATGGGTCCGCTGCGGCGCATCCTCGACGAGAATCGGCTGACCCCCGCGGCGGTGCTGCTCACCCACGGGCACATCGACCACATGTGGTCCGCGCAGAAGGTCTCCGACACCTACGGCTGCCCGACCTACATTCATCCCGAAGACCGGTTCATGCTGAAAGACCCGATCCACGGCCTGGGGCCGCGAGTGGCGCAGATGATGGCGGGTGCGTTCTTCCGCGAGCCCAGGCAGGTCGTCGAGCTGGACCGCGACGGCGACAAGATCGACCTGGGCAATGTCAGTGTCAACGTCGACTACACCCCCGGGCACACCCGGGGATCGGTGGTCTTCCGGGTGGCCGGGGACAAAGATGTGGTGTTCACCGGCGACACGCTGTTCGAGCGCTCGGTGGGCCGCACCGACCTGTTCGGCGGCAGCGGCCGCGATTTGCTGACCTCGATCGTCGACAAGCTCTTGGTGCTCGACGACAACACCGTCGTGCTGCCCGGCCACGGGAACTCCACCACGATCGGCGCCGAGCGGCGATTCAACCCGTTCCTCGAAGGCCTGACCGGATGACGGAGTTCTCGTCCTTCTCGGCGCCCAAGGGTGTACCGGATTACTTCCCACCCGACTCGGCGCAGTTCGTCGCCGTGCGCGACGGGTTGGTTGGCGCGGCCCGTCGGGCCGGCTACGGCGATATCGAGCTGCCCATCTTCGAGGACACCGGGCTGTTTGCCCGCGGTGTCGGCGAATCCACCGACGTGGTGTCCAAGGAGATGTATACGTTCGCCGACCGCGGCGACCGTTCGGTGACGCTGCGGCCGGAGGGCACCGCCGGGGTGGTGCGCGCCGTCATCGAACACGGCCTGGACCGCGGCGCCCTGCCGGTCAAACTGTGTTACGCCGGACCATTTTTCCGCTACGAGCGCCCGCAGGCCGGCCGCTATCGCCAGCTGCAGCAGGTCGGTGTGGAGGCGATCGGTGTCGACGACCCGGCGCTGGACGCCGAGGTGATCGCGATCGCCGACGCCGGGTTCCGGTCGCTGGGGCTGGACGGCTTCCGGCTCGAAATCACCTCGCTGGGCGACGACAGTTGCCGGCCGCAGTATCGGGAACTGTTGCAGGAGTTCCTGTTCGGGCTCGACCTCGACGAAGAAACCCGCCGCCGTGCCGAGATCAACCCGCTGCGGGTGCTCGACGACAAACGGCCCGAGGTGAAGGCGATGACGGCCGAGGCCCCGGTGCTGCTCGACCACCTCTCCGATGAGGCCAAGCAGCACTTCGACACGGTGCTGGCCCACCTGGATGCGCTGGGGGTGCCCTACGTCATCAATCCGCGGATGGTGCGCGGGCTGGACTACTACACCAAGACCACGTTCGAGTTCGTGCACGATGGTCTGGGCGCGCAATCCGGTATCGGCGGCGGTGGGCGCTACGACGGGCTGATGCGCCGGCTCGGTGGACAAGACCTGTCCGGCATCGGATTCGGGCTGGGCGTGGACCGTACGCTGCTGGCGCTGCGGGCCGAGGGCCGCAGCGTGGGGGAGACCACACGCTGTGAGGTCTTCGGGGTGCCGTTGAGCGAACCGGCCAAACTGCGGCTGGCGGTGCTCGGAGGTCAGCTGCGGGCGGCCGGTGTCCGGGTCGATCTGGC
The DNA window shown above is from Mycobacterium sp. Aquia_216 and carries:
- a CDS encoding RelA/SpoT family protein, with product MADEQSTAQAVAPPIESPVSQPVETPEPPTETLKTASSASRRVRARLARRMTAQRSALNPVLEPLVAVHREIYPKANLSMLNRAFEVADQRHATQLRHSGDPYITHPLAVANILAELGMDTTTLVAALLHDTVEDTGYTLEALSEEFGEEVGHLVDGVTKLDRVELGNAAEGETIRKMITAMARDPRVLVIKVADRLHNMRTMRFLPPEKQARKARETLEVIAPLAHRLGMASVKWELEDLSFAILHPKKYEEIVRLVAGRAPSRDTYLAKVRAEIVATLNASKIKATVEGRPKHYWSIYQKMIVKGRDFDDIHDLVGVRILCDEIRDCYAAVGVVHSLWQPMAGRFKDYIAQPRYGVYQSLHTTVVGPEGKPLEVQIRSRDMHRTAEYGIAAHWRYKEAKGRNGVPHPHAAAEIDDMAWMRQLLDWQREAADPGEFLESLRYDLAAQEIFVFTPKGDVITLATGSTPVDFAYAVHTEVGHRCIGARVNGRLVALERKLENGEVVEVFTSKAPNAGPSRDWQQFVVSPRAKAKIRQWFAKERREEALEAGKEAMAREVRRGGLPLQRLVNGDSMSAVARELHYTDVSAMYTAIGEGHVSARHVVQRLLAELGGIDQAEEELAERSTPTTMLRRPRSTDDVGVSVPGAPGVLSKLAKCCTPVPGDQIMGFVTRGGGVSVHRTDCTNAASLQQQAERIIEVLWAPSPSSVFLVAIQVEALDRHRLLSDVTRVLADEKVNILSASVTTSGDRVAISRFTFEMGDPKHLGHLLNVVRNVEGVYDVYRVTSAA
- a CDS encoding protein kinase domain-containing protein is translated as MGQVFRAHDTVTDRVVALKVLPAHLAEDEEYQQRFRREARIAASLNDPHLVPIHSYGEIDGRLYVDMRLIEGRDLLQYISENGGRLSPERAVAIVEQVAAALDTAHEVGLIHRDVKPSNILVSSRDFVYLIDFGLARTAADTVLTHTGHTMGTMAYMAPERFRGMTDHRADIYALACVLYECLTGHLPYPGDTFEEQINAHLNTPPPRASFTAPGVSPALDAVVARGMAKDVEQRYRTALELAQAARAALADGETAAWSMSPPPAPSQPVPQPEPTPAGPSQRDPQPTNQRRVTIAIVGGSVLVLAAVVALVVVLVTHSSGGSSTTATSTAVRFPVHTRAPRPGVGPGAPVPALPAFAPPPDLGANCQYPPTADPALKPATPPPSGSVSTDPPVIRATISTNVGDIGIGLDNAKAPCTVNSFVSLVKQQFFNGTQCGRLITQSDFGLLQCGGPENEGSGGPGYQYADEYPVNQFPPNDPALKEPVLYPRGTLTMANGLAPDTNQSQFNMFYKDSVSEPTFTIFGTVDEAGLATIDKIVKAGVLGNTDDGLPSNTVTITAVRLG
- a CDS encoding protein kinase domain-containing protein; the protein is MGQVFRAYDSSTDRIVALKVLPAHLAEDEEFQQRFRREARIAASLNDPHLVPIHSYGEIDGRLYVDMRLIEGRDLLQYISENGGRLSPERAVAIVEQVAAALDTAHEVGLIHRDVKPSNILVSSRDFVYLIDFGLARTAADTALTRTGHTMGTMAYMAPERFRGMTDHRADIYALACVLYECLTGHLPYPGDTFEDQLNAHLNTPPPQASFTAPGVPPTLDAVVARGMAKDVNYRYQTAIEFAEAAKAALAGHRVAMPSPPPPPYPATAATPQLPPQAAATPPPADTPQQPQQQKSNRALIVGIVAASLFTLAMVTILVIALVTNDQAAENNTASSVAPHPRTPKQGPAMGGLGAPATTATPNGATAPPLPAFAPPPDLGANCQYVPVAADSPDASPKPVDPPPSGRVSTSPAQLSVTISTNFGDIGIALDNAKSPCTVNSFTSLTRQQFFNNTPCPRLTKAADSAVLLCGGPDKDGGGGPGYEFADEYPVNQYPPNDPALRATVVYPRGTVAMASSDPNTNGSQFIMFFQDTETTPVSTVLGSIDEAGLAVLDKIGAAGVAGNRETGLPTSPVTINSVQLS
- a CDS encoding peptidylprolyl isomerase, coding for MPTNEQRRANAKRKLERQLERRAKQARMRRVLLIVGGAVAAVAVIAAVVITVINTNNKHKDNTAAPSTANSPAASGTTTPQTGQVPPVPPLPAFKPADSVGANCQYPPSQDPAAKPVKPPRTGKVPTDPATVSASMATSQGNIGLLLANNESPCTVNSFASLIGQKYFDNTKCHRLTTSETLGVLQCGDPKGDGTGGPGYQFANEYPSDQFPPNDPKLREPVLYPRGTLAMANAGPGTNGSQFFMVYKDSELPPQYTVFGTIQPDGLAVLDKIAKGGINGGGEDGAPTSEVVIKSILLD